From the genome of Thermosynechococcus sp. NK55a:
GGATTATTTCCGCATTATCTCACCTTAAGGGATCAAGACTGTGGGGGGTTGAGGATGCTTACGAACGTTTACAAAAACCTCAGTGCTCAAGCGGGCTGAAGATAGGGCAAAGCCAGATAGAAACTAGTGACGGTCTTGGCATCTTTTACTTGACCACTATGAATGGCGGCTGCCAACTCAGATAGAGAAAACTCCACAATTTCAATGTGCTCATCGCTATCCTGAGGTGGGGGTACCTCTAGTTTCTCCAGTTGGGTAGCCAAATAGGCATAGATCACTTCATCGGAATAGCCGGGGGCAATGTAAAACTCCCCCAGTTTTTGCCAATGGTGGGCGCGGTAGCCGGTTTCCTCTTCAATTTCCCGCTCAATCGTGGTAAAAGGATTTTCATGATCCTCAACGGTGCCTGCTGGAAACTCCAGTAGATACTCCTCAGTAGCAAAGCGATATTGTTTGACAAGGATCAGGTTTCCCTCTGGGTTTACAGGGACAGCCAGTGCCCCCCCTGGGTGCCGCACAGTTCCCAAGATCGAGACAGATCCATGGGGCAGACGGTATTGATTGACTTCGAAGGTAAACTTGCGGCTGCGACAAAAGCAGTGGCGCTCGAGGACTTCGGGGGGGATTTTAGTCATAGGGGTTAGACGAGGGTACGATCGGTGAGGATTTCGTAGCCTGTTTTGGTGACCAAGACGGTGTGCTCAAATTGAGCAGAGAGAGAATTATCAACTGTAACCGCCGTCCAGCGATCGCGCAAAATACGCACCTGTTTTGACCCCGCATTCACAATGGGTTCAATAGCCAAGGTCATCCCCGCCCGTAGCCGCACATTCTTGAGTTCATGGGTGCGGAAGTTAAATACCGAAGGTTCTTCATGGAGATTGCGCCCTACGCCGTGGCCAGTAAAATCCTCAACGACAACGAAGCCATTGGCTTCCACATAATCTTGAATGGCACCCGCCAGATCCATGAGGTAGTTGCCTTCTTTGACTTGCTCAATGCCGCGGTAGAGGGCTTCTTCGGCCACTTTCACCAG
Proteins encoded in this window:
- a CDS encoding NUDIX hydrolase, with amino-acid sequence MTKIPPEVLERHCFCRSRKFTFEVNQYRLPHGSVSILGTVRHPGGALAVPVNPEGNLILVKQYRFATEEYLLEFPAGTVEDHENPFTTIEREIEEETGYRAHHWQKLGEFYIAPGYSDEVIYAYLATQLEKLEVPPPQDSDEHIEIVEFSLSELAAAIHSGQVKDAKTVTSFYLALPYLQPA